A single region of the Salicibibacter cibi genome encodes:
- a CDS encoding SDR family NAD(P)-dependent oxidoreductase: MSSWDNLLEGKVAVVTGASRGLGRADALALAEAGADVVITDILMESDEESSSKAKEYGAIAQVMQSTKVVYSEKTSEEIRDMGRRSVAMKMDVTDVDEINEVFKKIYEDFGKIDILVNNAGTVDHVSKIEKQNDDLWQRDLQVNLTGSYNCTKAVWPYMKEQEYGRIINMASIVGINGGFGQASYAATKGGLLSFSKSMALEGAKHGINVNAIVPGIIGTEAFKMGNKKMNDRMVERTAFKRPGEPNDIANAITFLVSDKAKYITGVGLNVTGGIDLFTF; the protein is encoded by the coding sequence ATGTCTTCTTGGGATAACTTATTGGAAGGGAAAGTAGCGGTCGTAACAGGCGCTTCCCGGGGACTTGGGCGAGCAGATGCATTGGCTTTGGCCGAAGCCGGGGCCGATGTCGTGATCACCGACATTCTTATGGAGTCAGATGAGGAAAGCTCATCAAAAGCAAAGGAATACGGAGCGATTGCACAAGTCATGCAAAGTACGAAAGTGGTGTATTCCGAAAAAACCTCCGAGGAAATTCGTGATATGGGACGTCGTTCCGTAGCGATGAAAATGGATGTTACAGATGTTGATGAAATTAATGAAGTTTTTAAAAAGATCTATGAGGATTTCGGCAAAATCGATATTCTCGTTAACAACGCGGGAACGGTTGATCATGTTTCAAAAATTGAAAAACAAAATGATGATTTATGGCAACGGGACCTCCAGGTGAACTTGACCGGCTCTTATAACTGTACGAAAGCGGTCTGGCCGTACATGAAAGAGCAGGAATACGGTCGCATCATTAATATGGCTTCGATCGTCGGAATAAATGGAGGATTCGGCCAGGCCAGCTATGCGGCCACAAAAGGCGGGCTGCTCAGCTTCTCGAAAAGCATGGCTTTGGAAGGTGCGAAACACGGCATTAACGTCAACGCCATTGTCCCCGGAATTATCGGAACGGAAGCCTTCAAAATGGGCAATAAAAAAATGAACGACCGCATGGTTGAACGTACGGCGTTTAAACGCCCGGGCGAACCGAATGACATCGCCAATGCCATCACCTTCCTCGTCTCGGACAAAGCCAAGTACATCACCGGTGTCGGCCTGAACGTGACCGGCGGAATTGACCTGTTTACATTCTAA
- a CDS encoding acyl-CoA dehydrogenase family protein — protein sequence MISFELSPQQKQIQQMTHWFAKNEIRPIAMEADRLERVPDDWLDKVNKMGIHLNTSSFGGGGGKDKSSKKKKEKEGNRMGVLATEEMAWGCPAIALSLPGAGLGGPPVQSSGTPEQKERFLTIFTKDEPRWGAYALTEPEAGSDASGVRTSAEKVDGGYVLNGQKIFITNGGRASWVVVFATVDPSLGRSGQRAFVVEKGTPGFSCTRLVHKMGLRANETAELLLEDCFVPYENLLGGEELYEQSSSSSSPSGFQVAMKTFDSTRPIVASMAVGIARAAYEYTVDIVQREYPKQGRYYHLAAETLAETEQDIDAARLLTWEAAWKADVGKENAKEAAMCKAYAGQMAHDVTVKCLELLGPVGLDGHIVEKLFRDVKVFDIFEGTNEIQHLVTARRQYQPYGVRV from the coding sequence ATGATCTCGTTTGAGTTATCACCACAACAAAAGCAAATTCAGCAAATGACCCATTGGTTCGCAAAAAATGAAATTCGGCCCATTGCGATGGAAGCGGATCGCCTTGAACGTGTCCCGGATGATTGGCTGGATAAAGTGAATAAAATGGGAATTCACTTGAACACGTCATCGTTCGGCGGTGGCGGCGGAAAAGACAAATCCTCCAAAAAGAAAAAAGAAAAAGAAGGCAACCGCATGGGTGTCCTCGCGACTGAGGAGATGGCATGGGGCTGTCCGGCAATCGCCCTTTCGCTTCCCGGTGCCGGTCTTGGAGGGCCGCCCGTGCAAAGCAGCGGCACTCCTGAACAAAAGGAACGCTTCTTGACCATTTTCACAAAAGATGAGCCACGCTGGGGTGCCTACGCATTGACGGAGCCGGAAGCCGGCTCGGATGCATCGGGCGTACGCACATCTGCCGAGAAAGTGGATGGCGGATACGTGTTAAATGGCCAAAAAATCTTCATTACCAATGGAGGACGCGCGTCCTGGGTCGTCGTGTTCGCCACTGTTGATCCAAGCCTTGGCCGTTCCGGGCAGCGGGCGTTCGTTGTTGAAAAAGGAACGCCGGGATTCTCGTGCACACGATTGGTCCATAAAATGGGGCTTCGGGCAAATGAGACAGCGGAATTGTTATTGGAAGATTGCTTTGTCCCTTATGAAAACCTTCTCGGCGGAGAAGAACTGTATGAGCAAAGCAGCAGCAGTTCAAGTCCGTCCGGGTTTCAAGTGGCGATGAAAACGTTCGACAGTACCCGTCCAATTGTTGCGTCAATGGCTGTTGGCATTGCCCGTGCCGCTTATGAATATACGGTCGATATTGTGCAAAGGGAATACCCGAAACAAGGCCGTTACTATCACTTGGCAGCGGAAACGTTGGCAGAAACAGAGCAGGATATTGATGCCGCAAGATTACTCACATGGGAAGCGGCCTGGAAAGCGGACGTTGGAAAAGAAAACGCCAAAGAAGCAGCCATGTGTAAAGCGTACGCCGGGCAAATGGCACATGATGTCACCGTGAAATGCCTGGAACTTCTGGGTCCTGTCGGTTTGGATGGGCACATTGTCGAGAAGCTTTTCCGCGATGTGAAAGTTTTCGATATTTTCGAAGGAACCAATGAAATCCAACATCTCGTAACCGCCCGACGTCAATATCAACCTTATGGCGTCAGGGTTTAG
- a CDS encoding thiolase family protein, translating to MTEAVIVDALRTPVGRKKGSLSQMHPVDILVPVLQELVNRNNIEAGEVEDVATGCVTMIKEQGGNIGRQAVLAAGFPVEVPAYSLNRMCGSSQQSLNSAAQEIIAGDADVAIACGVENMTSIKMGTDMGKFSKDLTKRFNIVPQGLSAEMIAEKWNLEREELDEFSLESHQRAAKATDNGAFKREIIPLEVKTEDGKQTLDQDEGIRRETSMEKLAGLTPSFKPKDGVVTAGNASQVSDGASGVLLMSREKAKASGLKPRARVIARAVVGEDPVIMLTGIIPATRKVLKKAGLSLNDMDGIEVNEAFASVVKAWEREFEPEMSKVNPRGGAIALGHPLGASGTKLTATLLNYLEDTDGKYGLQVMCIGFGMATATIIERL from the coding sequence ATGACAGAAGCAGTCATCGTCGATGCGTTACGAACACCCGTCGGGCGCAAAAAAGGGTCACTGTCGCAAATGCATCCTGTCGATATACTCGTACCGGTGCTTCAGGAACTAGTAAATCGGAACAACATTGAAGCCGGTGAAGTCGAGGATGTCGCCACTGGCTGTGTCACCATGATCAAAGAGCAAGGCGGTAATATCGGACGCCAGGCTGTATTGGCAGCCGGCTTTCCGGTTGAAGTGCCGGCCTACTCCTTGAACCGCATGTGTGGTTCAAGTCAACAATCGCTCAATTCCGCGGCTCAGGAAATTATCGCCGGAGACGCTGATGTCGCCATCGCGTGTGGAGTTGAAAATATGACGAGTATTAAAATGGGGACGGACATGGGCAAATTCAGCAAGGATTTGACGAAACGGTTCAACATCGTTCCTCAAGGATTGTCCGCGGAAATGATCGCGGAAAAATGGAACCTGGAACGTGAAGAACTCGATGAATTCTCGCTGGAAAGCCATCAACGGGCTGCCAAAGCGACTGATAACGGGGCATTCAAACGGGAAATCATTCCGCTGGAAGTGAAAACGGAAGATGGCAAGCAAACCCTTGACCAGGATGAAGGGATCCGCAGGGAAACATCCATGGAAAAACTCGCCGGTCTCACGCCCTCCTTCAAGCCGAAAGATGGGGTCGTCACCGCCGGTAATGCAAGTCAGGTCAGCGACGGCGCGTCAGGTGTCTTGCTCATGTCGAGGGAAAAAGCCAAAGCATCCGGCTTGAAGCCTCGTGCCAGAGTTATTGCTCGGGCGGTTGTCGGTGAGGATCCGGTGATCATGTTGACCGGGATTATTCCGGCGACACGAAAAGTATTAAAAAAAGCGGGATTGAGTCTGAATGATATGGATGGCATCGAAGTCAACGAAGCGTTTGCCTCTGTCGTAAAAGCGTGGGAACGGGAATTTGAACCGGAGATGAGTAAGGTGAATCCTCGCGGGGGCGCGATTGCTCTTGGGCATCCGCTCGGCGCCAGTGGCACGAAATTGACAGCGACTCTACTCAATTACTTGGAAGATACAGATGGAAAATATGGGCTGCAAGTGATGTGTATCGGTTTTGGTATGGCGACGGCAACGATTATTGAGCGACTGTAA
- a CDS encoding enoyl-CoA hydratase/isomerase family protein, translating to MAYETIQVEKKNKGVTWITIDNPPANAIGDQLMEELVNVADALEKDKDARVVVLTSAHEKTFLAGADLKGMMQGSGKGESVAEKSGRMQACFDRFATLEKPVVAAINGHALGGGCELALACDFRVMSKGKIGLTETNLGLLPGAGGTQRMTRLLGRAKATDLIFNAKRLEPEEALEVGLINQAAAPENLKTETTVFAEHLAEGAIQAMGLAKRAINVAEGPIGDGLKVEAEAFAETLNTGEPGVGIQAFFQKKKPNFIK from the coding sequence ATGGCTTACGAAACCATTCAAGTGGAGAAAAAAAACAAAGGTGTCACGTGGATTACCATCGATAATCCTCCCGCCAATGCTATCGGGGATCAATTGATGGAAGAACTCGTGAATGTGGCCGATGCACTGGAAAAAGACAAAGACGCTCGCGTTGTCGTCCTTACGTCTGCACATGAAAAAACGTTTCTTGCAGGCGCAGACTTAAAAGGGATGATGCAAGGCAGCGGCAAAGGAGAAAGTGTCGCAGAAAAAAGCGGAAGAATGCAAGCCTGTTTTGACCGATTTGCTACACTCGAGAAACCGGTTGTCGCCGCCATTAATGGTCACGCCCTGGGCGGAGGTTGCGAATTGGCACTTGCATGTGATTTCCGGGTCATGTCCAAAGGGAAGATCGGTTTAACGGAAACCAACCTCGGCTTGCTCCCGGGAGCCGGTGGCACACAACGGATGACTCGCTTGTTGGGTCGTGCAAAAGCAACGGATTTGATTTTTAACGCCAAGCGGCTCGAGCCTGAAGAAGCGCTTGAAGTCGGATTGATCAACCAAGCGGCTGCTCCGGAAAACCTTAAGACGGAAACGACGGTGTTTGCCGAACACTTGGCCGAAGGTGCAATTCAAGCAATGGGGTTGGCGAAACGCGCCATCAATGTAGCTGAAGGCCCGATCGGAGATGGGCTGAAAGTCGAAGCAGAAGCGTTTGCGGAAACATTGAATACAGGGGAACCAGGCGTTGGAATTCAAGCTTTTTTTCAAAAGAAAAAACCTAATTTTATTAAATGA